In Camelina sativa cultivar DH55 chromosome 13, Cs, whole genome shotgun sequence, the genomic window TTTATGACCCCAACAGTGGCTGAGCTAAGTGTTTATCCTTGAAATGGTAGCCTGAGAATCTGCTGCTGACTTCAGATGGGCACATTAAGATTGCGGATTTTGGTAGTGTAAAGCCGATGCAAGATAGCCGGATCACAGTACTACCTAACGCAGCCTCTGGTAATATGACCGTCTAAAATCCTTTCTCGTATTTCTGAGCTTAAGGCAGTGCTTATCGATAATTATTGTCAGATTCTGGTTTAAGCCTCTCTCTGTAAAACTGGTGACGTATACAGACGATAAAGCATGCACTTTCGTCGGGACTGCTGCATATGTTCCTCCAGAAGTTCTCAACTCCTCTCCCGCAACTTTCGGGTgagagtttttggttttcttaagtAACCTATTTGGTTTTGTGGATTACAATGTCTCTTACTTTGAACAATTTCCTTGGTACTATGTGGAACACCAGAAATGATCTCTGGGCTCTAGGCTGCACTCTCTACAAGATGCTTTCAGGGACTTCTCCATTCAAAGACGCAAGTGAATGGCTGATTTTCCAAAGAATTATAGCCAGAGATATAAAGTTCCCAAATCATTTTTCAGAAGCAGCAAGAGACCTCATCGACCGGTTGCTGGTAAGATACATCAAAAGCCATTGTCACCAATCAGATGATATGGCTGTAACTCTTTTACTGTGAGATTTTCTCAGGATCCTGATCCAAGCAGAAGACCAGGTGCTAGTTCAGAAGGTTATACTGCTCTTAAGAAACATCCTTTCTTTACTGGAGTTGACTGGAAGAATCTTCGGTCTCAGAGTCCTCCAAAACTAGCCCCAGATCCTGCGGTATACCTCCTCCTCCTAATTGTAATGCCTTTTCTATTATCCTCTTGTTAGTttatttattcagttttttttgttatatctgaTGCAGTCTCAAACAGCATCTCCCGAGAGGGATGACGCACATGGTTCTCCGTGGAACCTGACACATATTGGAGATTCTTCAGCCACACAGAACGACGGACACGGTGCACCTTCTACAGCTCCTGAATCATCGGGTTCCATAACACGGCTTGCTTCCATAGACTCTTTTGACTCGAGATGGTGAGGGCAATCAGGCTTTcttgttcctctgttttctGGGCTGTTCCCCAGTTTAGTGCTCCTGAAACTAATTCAGCTAGACAATCTGCTAAACATTTTTCTTTGGTGAACATTTGGTTAACAGGCAACAGTTTCTAGACCCGGGAGAATCGGTTCTGATGATATCAGCCGTGAAGAAGCTTCAGAAAATAACGAGCAAGAAGGTGCAGCTAATACTCACCAACAAACCCAAGCTGATCTATGTCGACCCGTCAAAGCTAGTAGTGAAAGGGAACATCATCTGGTCTGATAACTCAAATGACCTCAACGTTCAAGTGACTAGCCCTTCTCATTTCAAGATTTGCACGGTACTCATCATTTCCCTAGTTATCTCACCACCAAAGACATGAAACTTTAATTGTGACTCTTCTTGAATTCTGCAGCCGAAGAAGGTTTTATCATTTGAAGACGCAAAACAGAGAGCTTTGGTGTGGAAAAAGGCAATTGAGACTCTTCAGAACCGCTGAGACAAACTCCCCTGAAGAATGTTTCTATTGATTCTCTGTTTGTGTTTCGTTTTCGTTATTTAAACTGACCAAACTCCATACTTCAGATGTTTAAGGACCACTTCCACATTCCACAACTTAGCAGACACAAAAAGAGAGCTTTGAATTGAAAAGCTGTTTTTTGAATCCTTTATAAAGATCAAACGAATGTATTTTAAAGATAAAGTTACATGTGATATTGATTTCAAGAATGAGTACTCCTtggtaaaaaaaactcaaatcaatgGTTACAGTGTTGGAAAGTTGCagattacaaacaaaacaagtatgcaagaacaaaaaaagggaaaaaaacttGTTGGGATTTTGCTAGGCAGTGCTCTCTTTGACAGCAAGAGGTTCATACCACTGAGGACCAAAGCCAGCAGCTTTTCTTGCTTCAGCATTAAAAGGCGGTTTCAACGGCCCTCTGAAATGCTCTCTTACTACCGAATGAAACTTCTTGATTATCTCTTCACTGCTTTCATCTGATTCTATGCTGGTGATGGTGCATTCTGGATGCTTGGACCGTTCACATAGATACTTAAACCATTTGACCCCAGCTGCACAGTGAGTGATTTCTTCAGGATACACAACTTTCTCAAGTAAATCTGCAGTCTCGTGATCGCCTCCGTTCCTAAACCGAGATATGGTAGTAGGCAGTACATCAAGCCCTCTAGCCTGCAAAAACATAGTAATATCAGTAACTTCGAGACTCAAAAACGAACTAAAAGAAGTTGAAATGGGGTTACTCACCTCGTGAACGCAATGCTCTATAGCCAAACGAGCCAAAAGATCCTGAGATGTGGAGGTAGCAGAGTCCCAAAGACCGTCATGAGCAGGCAATGCACCGTAAGTAGAACCAATTTCTTCAAGCCGAGCTGCAAGCAAAGTGAAGTGACGGCCTTCATCCTGAGCAACGAGAACAAAATCCGTAAAGAAGTCTCTAGGCATCTTCTCTTGCTTACCAAAACGAGCAATTATATCCTGcaagattataatatataacattcaccagaatcatcatcatcaaattcaaaacctTTAAAGATACAAATCAgagttcaaaaaaatcaaaaggtcCTTTTTTTACCCAAGATAAGTCAATAGCCCAGCTTTCAGTATGAACGAGACTATGAACAATGGCTTGCCTGCTCTGTAAGCTACCAGCTCTTCCTAGCTTCGGCATCAAACTTGGAGACACCAGTTTCATCGGAAGTCGAGCCGGCCTGTCCGGGACAGAGAGATCGACGGTTGGATCGTAGGTTTCGGCTATTTCACCTTGGAGCCATTTGACGGCAATCGAATCGCCAAGCTTGGCTTTTTCGAACGGGTCCGATGTGTTTAGAACCCTAATCGCCGATTCAACTAGGGTTTCGCTCTCCATCTCTCGGCTTTTCCCGGCGGCGAGATGTGTtcgaagaaaaaataaaatatttcaacgACCCAGAGCGAGTATATATCACGCGCTACACATGGCGCGTTGATAAGTCTCGTCATAATCTAACTCATTAATTAATGAGACTTTTTAATTTGTCCTTTTTTAATCCTTTCGGAAAATATATACTGCAATTAGGAGCAAAGTGTAACATGCATGCATTACTGATTAGTGAATGTAACATTTTATTAGTttcttgaaatttaaaatatattttgaaattttgagtCTCAACTCTTAAATataacattaaatatatatatatgtgtatatatatgtagtgaCATAAGATAGTAAACTATTTTAAGAGCAAATTAACACAAACTGTGTTCTAATTATGTTCCCTTAATCTTGTAGTAGAATCGGTAGGAGTAGGACCACagggttttctatttttatgaaAGGCTCCACAATCTAACAATAAAACTGATTTTGCATTCAAAGGTAATGTCAGAGTGTTTGatacatcaatatatatatgtgtgtgtagtgtaaaatgtaaatatacaGTAGAAGACAATGTGATAAATCAATTACAATCTGTGAACACACATGAAATTTATTGCTGTTCTTACTCATAAATGGGTAAGCCTAGCCACAACAATAATACAAATCTGACAGAGTAAATGCAGCAACTTGACTTGAGTACACAATCTCTTTGTTACTGTTCGTAAAATATCGACTTCTATATCAATTGGTCGTTACTTGTCAAATCCACAATCAATTTgtcaaatatataatacattttaaaaaagtacCGTCAATTAAACATGCTTATAtttatttcaaagtttaaattgataacaaaaagtATCAGTCGTCGTCGACTATATCAACTTGTCAACATATTCCAAATAATCCAAACTTCGAAATAACGCCTAATAAAGAAACATTTCTTATAATAATCAATTGATtgcttaatatatattataaaaataaaatgttactcTCTCTGCTTACTTGTGATCAATCAACACGAACAAAGCTCATAGTATCGTCGTTGATCCAATCATACTTCTCTACGAAAGGATTAGGGATGCTCGATAGCTCCGGATATCGATCG contains:
- the LOC104734463 gene encoding 3-phosphoinositide-dependent protein kinase 1-like, whose translation is MFLAMEKEFDSKLVLQGTSSSSNGANVSRSKSFSFKAPQENFSSHDFEFGKIYGVGSYSKVVRAKKKETGTVYALKIMDKKFITKENKTAYVKLERIVLDQLEHPGIIKLFFTFQDTSSLYMALESCEGGELFDQITRKGRLSEDEARFYTAEVVDALEYIHSMGLIHRDIKPENLLLTSDGHIKIADFGSVKPMQDSRITVLPNAASDDKACTFVGTAAYVPPEVLNSSPATFGNDLWALGCTLYKMLSGTSPFKDASEWLIFQRIIARDIKFPNHFSEAARDLIDRLLDPDPSRRPGASSEGYTALKKHPFFTGVDWKNLRSQSPPKLAPDPASQTASPERDDAHGSPWNLTHIGDSSATQNDGHGAPSTAPESSGSITRLASIDSFDSRWQQFLDPGESVLMISAVKKLQKITSKKVQLILTNKPKLIYVDPSKLVVKGNIIWSDNSNDLNVQVTSPSHFKICTPKKVLSFEDAKQRALVWKKAIETLQNR
- the LOC104734464 gene encoding uncharacterized protein LOC104734464 translates to MESETLVESAIRVLNTSDPFEKAKLGDSIAVKWLQGEIAETYDPTVDLSVPDRPARLPMKLVSPSLMPKLGRAGSLQSRQAIVHSLVHTESWAIDLSWDIIARFGKQEKMPRDFFTDFVLVAQDEGRHFTLLAARLEEIGSTYGALPAHDGLWDSATSTSQDLLARLAIEHCVHEARGLDVLPTTISRFRNGGDHETADLLEKVVYPEEITHCAAGVKWFKYLCERSKHPECTITSIESDESSEEIIKKFHSVVREHFRGPLKPPFNAEARKAAGFGPQWYEPLAVKESTA